A region of the Scatophagus argus isolate fScaArg1 chromosome 19, fScaArg1.pri, whole genome shotgun sequence genome:
agagcagcggggaaagaacacacccctggggggcgccggtactgatggttctggtgctggaggtgatgctccccagcctcacctgctgcctcctgtcagtgaggaagttgtagatccactgagaggtggaggtcggcactgtgagctgtgagagcttctggcggaggatttctgggatgatggtgttgaatgcagagctgaagtccacaaacagaatcctggcatatgtccctggggtgtcaaggtgatggaggatgaagtgcagtcccatgttgactgcgtcatccaccgaccggtttgcccggtgggcaaactgcagggggtcaagccgggggcctgtgatgaacttcaggtggttcagctccagcctctcaaaggatttcatgaccacagacgtcagggcgatgggtctgtagtcattcaaccccgtgatggtgggttttttggggactgggatgatggtggaacgtttgaagcaaTTGTCATCATCTAAAAGAGGTCACTAGTTACCTTGATGATGGCAGTTTCTGTTACAGTAGACGTTATTATGACACTTTTCTgagtcctgggctgctccctggactcagtggatgaaGTGAGTGACAGGAtgacgatagccaagctgtcgtccatgctggagaccccctcccaccccatgcaggacactctgacagcaccaggcagctccttcactgacagactgctccacccatgctgtgtgaaggagaggtaccgccgctccttcctgctcactgctgtcagactccacaacattcacagctgatagactggacatttaaagctgatgaatgtgttaactggactgCAGTatatgtgcaataatgggacaaaatggtCGCGCCAgacctgtgcaataatacatgGGGAGTAAGaattgtgcaataatctttactcatgtaacactactacaaggatcagtacccacatacttagtccctggaacaaatctgtgcaataattaatccatccactaatcataacctaagggactctagtgtaaatagtctttttcttttctgtgctgtgtacagctgcaggtacttgtttcctgtgtatttattcttcttGAATGCACAGACTTCCCTtttccttgcatgctttgcaccctctatgtcctgtttgctgctgtaatacttcAATTTCCCAGatatgggactaataaaagattatcttatcttatcttaaagctAAAAGTTGTGTTGAAgctacttttttaaaaacttttcataAAATTGGAAGTCCAGAAGTTTGTTAGCAGACTATAtctggagagagggaggatccAAGTGCGGGTTCTCACTCAGagatttattaaaacaaaaaacaacaaaaggtgtcctcaaacggagggtaacaaatacaacaaaaggtgtcctcaaacggagggttttaaacacaacaaaaggtgtcctcaaacggagggtttcagagaagaaaacacaacgAAGGACGCCGTCACTGCTGGGCGGGGCACTGGAGCTGGCGatctgaaagaaacagaggatCAGGAGACGAAAGGTTTTTTTTCAGGAAGGGTTTCAAACATTTGCCGAAGTACTACCGCGAGGAAAAGCTGAAGAACTGGCGGAGAGTGGATGCAGACCAGGTCCTTAAGTAAGGAgcggagaacaggaaacaggtgggCTAAATGACACAGGTGATAGCACTCAGCTCCAATTCCCCGTCCTGCCAACACAGCTGTCCCCGGcgtgcctgaaggaaaaaataacaaaaaaccaaaacaaagggaaaacagcAGAATATTCGGCCACAATCCTAACAGTACCCCCCCCTCAACGACCGCCTCTCGGCGGACGGACAGGCCCGTGAGGATGGGCAGAATGAAAAGCCCTGTCCAAGCAGGGATCCAGGATAGCGGACCGAGGAACCCAGGACCGCTCCTCCGGACCATACCCAGTCCAGTCCACCAAATACTCTAGGCCCCGGCTCCGGCGGCGGACGTCCAACAGCCGGTTAACCGTGTAGACAGGCTCATCATCAACCAAACGGGGAGGCGGAGGGGGCGTGGTGGGAGGCTGCAAAGCACTGGAGAGGTGAGGTTTTATTTGAGAAACGTGGAACACGGGATGAGTCCGCATGGAGGCAGGCAGCTGGAGTTTCACTGTCACAGGATTGATGACTTTCAGGATGGAGAAGGGACCAATGAAACGAGGGGAAAGTTTGCGGGACTCAGTGCGTAGGGGAACAGACTTGGTAGACAGCCAGACTGACTGACCCTCCCGATAGGGGGGGCGGGAGTGCGGTGACGGTTGGCGGAACGCTCGTTTGCCTGAGTAGAGCGAAGCAGGGCCCGTCTAGTCTCATCCCACACCCGTCTGCAACGCCGAAGGTGAAGTTGCACAGAGGGAACCGCAATTTCTTCCTCCTGGGCCGGAAACAGCGGGGGTAGGTACCCAAGGGACGCCTCAAAGGGAGACATACCGATGGCGGCTCTGGTTTGGGAGTTGTGGGCGTATTCCACCCAAAGATGGGCACTCCAGGTGGATGGGTTCGAGGCCGCCACACATCTCAGGGTGGATTCCAAATGCTGATTTGCCCGCTTGGTTTGCCCATTAGTTTGGGGATGGTAACCAGACGAAAGACTAATAGTAGCCCCCAACGCCTGGAGGAATGCTGACCACACCCTAGAGGTGAACTGCGGGCCCCGATCAGACACCACATCACTAGGGATACCATGGAGGCGGAACACATGGTGGACGAGGAGCTGTGCAGTCTCTGAGGCTGTGGGAAGTTTGGTTAACGGGACGAAATGTACAGCTTTAGAAAATTGATCCACAATGGTGAGTATGACAGTGTTACCCTCAGAGGGTGGAAGACCGGTGACGAAGTCCAAAGCGATGTGGGACCAGGGGCGAGAGGGCACCGGCAGGGGACGAAGGAGGCCTGCGGGAGGGCGATGAGAGGTTTTTCCCCGAGCACAGACTGGACAAGCTGCCACAAACTCCCGTACCTCATTACCCATGGAAGGCCACCAGAAACGGCGTTTGAGGATAATCAGAGTCCGAGGAGCCCCAGGATGACATTCCCACTTGGAGGAGTGGGCCCACTGCAGGACCTGAGAACGGGCAGCCAAAGGAACATAAGAGCGGTTAGGTGGACCATTACCTGGATCTGGGTCAGTCTGTAGTCCCTTTTGAATCGAGTCTTCGACTCCCCAGGTAATGGCTGCCACCACTCGGGAGGAAGGCAGGATCGCTTCTGGACCAGCTGAAGTCTGGGACAAAGAAAACTGACGGGAGAGAGCATCAGGTTTAGTGTTCCGAGATCCAGGCCTGTAAGTTAAGGTAAAGTTGAATCGGGTGAAAAACAGCTGCCAGCGTGCCTGACGGGCATTTAGTCTCTTAGCCGTCTGGATGTAAGACAGATTTTTGTGGTCTGTCCAAACTAAAAAAGGCTGTTCAGATCCCTCTAACCAATGTCGCCATTCCTCGAGAGCTAGTTTGACAGCCAACAACTCCCGGGTACCTTCGTCATAGTTCCTTTCAGCAGAGGATAGGCGCTTGGAACAGAAGGCGCAAGGATGGAGTTTGCCGTCCACTGCTCGCTGGGAAAGGACCGTCCCCACCCCTGAGTCAGAAGCGTCTACTTCAACAATAAACTGTCTAGACGGATCTGGTTGGATTAGGATGGGAGCactggaaaacagatttttcaggGTACAGAAGGTAGACTCTGCTTCCGGAGACCAGAGGAAAGGTTTTAGGGTGGAGGTGAGTCGAGTTAGGGGAGCCGCCATCTGACTGTAATTTCGGATAAAGCGACGGTAGAAATTTGCAAACCCTAGAAATTGTTGGAGCTCACGTCTGGTTGTGGGGCTAGACAACTCCACCACTGCCTGCACCTTTTTAGGATCAGTTTTAATCTGACCAGGTTGTCTAACAAAGTTGTCATAAATTTTTAAGAACAGATGGATTAACATTAGGTTTCTTTTAAAGAGACTGCATCACAGGAGGTTAtaaccattttatttatttataaaaaaaaaaagatgtgaaagaaatgCGATTTGCCAAAAAGAGATTTACAATCAATGAAATAAAGACCCATATTTGTCAATGACCCCTAAGAAATTTAGTGGACAAAAAATCATACTGCACatggttgtttttatgtgagatATGATGTCAGACAAAATGGACAGCAGTGCAGATTCAGAACGGTTAAAGTAATGTGCTTTTCTCACATAAGGAACACGGTTTGAGTGCATTATAGTCAAAACAGTTTTGACTTGGCAATGCTTCAATGGCATTTGAAGCAATATCATTATGAGTTTACAAGAGAGAACTGAGTTTGAGCATCCCCCACAAGTAAAACAGTTACCAATTAAGccataaacataaacagtcactAAACTGGaaaatagtaatataataatatattattactTTCTGTGGGATTTACACTCATTGCAAgtgtttgttaatgtttgtgAAAAATCACCCACTGATCTAattcagtacatttcatttgattacaaaattatttttgctatGCATTGAAACATGTACTGAATAAACATTCTGAATAAACTTCAAGATAGTCCATATTGTATTGAATGTATTACTTTGTGTAAGACTCATGATGTGCCAGTAAAGCTGAGATAGTCACACATAGAACACAGGTACATTTGCACACAGTGTGGTTAAGCTGGTTACATGATAATGTAAATTGAAAGCTTATTATAATATCCTTCTTTTTGTGCATCAGttagtgtttcatttatttattgtgtcttCAGACAGATACCAAGCATTATAGTCCCAATGTTATAGTCAAGCATTATATTtgttaaaggtttaaaaaaaaacaacaaaaaaacacccattGATCTATATCCCAGTATTTATGAATAACAAGCTCCTGACTCATCTGGCAACAGCAAAGTTTGAAGCATTGGAGCAGAGATAGGTGTCAGAGCTAAACCTGAGAAGCAGAATGCTAATGCTGATCAATTGTCATGGTTTGCCAGTGGGCATTCTGATTGGAGTCAAAGACAAGGATTTTAATGGTACAATGGACCAACTGGATCTGTGCAAACCTGCACAGGCCACCACAAGATACAAGACTTGTGGCTGCCAATGCTGAACCAGGTGTTGTCTCAGCAAAATACTAAAGGGACAGTTTACACGTTTTTGCGTGGAGAGATCCCAACCTCCCAGTTATGTACACTGGCTGAAGCTTTAATCCTGTGGTAGTGaactattcacacacacacacacacacacacacacacacaagcacatgttaATATATAGAGTataatttagaaaaaacaaaagatggaacACAGGTACAGACATGCTTAACTTTCATTATGGGAATTTTCTTTCAACAATGACTCATTAGGTGGCCATTTCAGTGCTCCAGAGaatatttcaaaacagtttCGCATTAGTTAAAtcaccttgaaatatttttccagaaatgatcATTCTGAATGCCGATCTGAACcagctgtaaaagaaagcaTAGATAAATGGATTGAGCATTGAATTTGACAATGCAAGCCAGTTCAGAGCTTCAAATACAGTGAGAAACAATGACACATGACTCGAAAGCTGAGAGGTAGCACAGAGAAAGTAAGGAGACCAACACATCACAAAAACTCCCATAACGATTGCAAGTGTTTTTGTGGCCTTTCTCTTCATCTTACTGACAGCTGCTCCAGACTTTATGCTCTGGATGCTGCGAGCCTGTCTCTGTGCAACAAGGAAAATCTTCAGGTAGATACAGAGCATTACGATCACTGGGaggtaaaatgagaaaattagtCCTAAAATTTTTGCAGTTGGAgaatcaataaaacacacttctCCACATTTTTCCTGGTTTAATCTTGCAATTACAAAACCAATTGCAACGAGAACAGAAACACCCCAGCTCACCAGGATCATGatcacaacaacacagacattcattttGGTTGCATATGTCAGAGGCTGACACACTGCATAATATCTGTCAatggaaatacaacataaattcaaaatgGAAGATATGACCAGACCTGTATCAAAGCCGTGTTGTATCTTACGCAATAAATCATTATGATACAGCCAGAAGGTCAAAGTGAATTCCATCGTGAGAGGAAAAACTACAACACCAACAAGCAGGTcagccacagccagagagagaatgagaaagttTGTAGGAgtgtgcagctgtttgaaataaatgatggAGATTATGACAAGAAGGtttccacacactgtgacaacagaCACTGAGCCAaggaaaatgtataataaaatacatgctGCGGAAGGAGGGCTTGTCAGTATGtcagacac
Encoded here:
- the LOC124050959 gene encoding trace amine-associated receptor 1-like — its product is MAPEVSVSQTYADLHPCHKRENVSDILTSPPSAACILLYIFLGSVSVVTVCGNLLVIISIIYFKQLHTPTNFLILSLAVADLLVGVVVFPLTMEFTLTFWLYHNDLLRKIQHGFDTGLVISSILNLCCISIDRYYAVCQPLTYATKMNVCVVVIMILVSWGVSVLVAIGFVIARLNQEKCGEVCFIDSPTAKILGLIFSFYLPVIVMLCIYLKIFLVAQRQARSIQSIKSGAAVSKMKRKATKTLAIVMGVFVMCWSPYFLCATSQLSSHVSLFLTVFEALNWLALSNSMLNPFIYAFFYSWFRSAFRMIISGKIFQGDLTNAKLF